From the Bradyrhizobium ontarionense genome, the window ATCTGCGCGGGCTGCCGACCAAGGCGCCCTGGGTGATCCAGGGCCCGGGCGAGAATGCCGGCGTGATCGATATCGGCGACGGCCAGGCGGTCGTGTTCAAGATGGAGAGCCACAACCACCCGAGCTATATCGAGCCCTACCAGGGCGCGACCACCGGCGTCGGCGGCATCCTGCGCGACGTCTTCACGATGGGCGCGCGCCCGATCGCCTGCCTGAATGCGCTATCGTTCGGCGCACCCGAGCATCCCAAGACCCGCCATCTCGTGTCCGGCGTGGTCGCCGGCGTCGGCGGCTACGGCAACTCGTTCGGGGTGCCGACGGTCGGCGGGCAGACCCGGTTCCACACCCGCTATGACGGCAATATCCTGGTCAACGCAATGGCGGTCGGCCTCGCCGATTCCGACAAGATCTTCCTCGCGGCGGCCTCCGGCGTGAACATGCCGATCGTCTATCTCGGCTCCAAGACCGGCCGCGACGGCATCCATGGCGCCTCGATGGCCTCGGCCGAGTTCGACGATGCCTCCGAGGAGAAGCGCCCGACCGTGCAGGTCGGCGATCCCTTTGCCGAGAAGCTGCTGCTGGAAGCCTGCCTCGAGATCATGGCGGCCGATTGCGTGATCGCGATCCAGGACATGGGCGCGGCGGGCCTGACCTGCTCGGCGGTCGAGATGGGCGCCAAGGGCGATCTCGGCGTCGATCTCAATCTCGATGCGGTGCCGACCCGCGAGACCGGCATGAGCGCCTATGAGATGATGCTCTCCGAGAGCCAGGAGCGCATGCTCATGGTGCTGAAGCCGGAGAAGGAGAAGGAAGCCGAGGCGATCTTCCGCAAATGGGGGCTCGACTTCGCCGTCGTCGGCTACACCACGCCGAGCAAGCGTTTCGTCGTCAAGCATGGCGGCGACGTCATGGCCGACCTTCCGATCAAGGAGCTCGGCGACGAGGCGCCGCTCTATGACCGGCCGCATGTGGCGTCGCCTGCGCTACCGGTGATCCATGCCCGCGAGGTCGAGGCGCCGATGGACATCATCCCGGCGCTGGAGAAGCTGATCGCAACGCCGGACCTGTGCTCCAAGCGCTGGATCTGGGAGCAGTACGACCACGTCATTCTCGGCAACACCGTGCAGCGTCCCGGCGGCGATGCCGCCGTGGTCCGCGTGCAGGATGGCCCGAAGGGACTGGCCCTGACCGCCGACGTCACGCCGCGCTATTGTGAAGCCGACCCGTTTGAAGGTGGCAAGCAGGCGGTCGCGGAAGCCTGGCGCAACATCACCGCGGTCGGCGGCCGGCCGCTCGCCATCACCGACAATCTCAATTTCGGCAATCCGGAGCGCCCTGAGATCATGGGTCAGTTCGTCGGCTGCCTGAAGGGCATCTCGGAGGCCTGCCGCGCGCTCGACTTCCCGGTCGTGTCCGGCAACGTCTCGCTCTACAACGAGACCAACGGCCGCGCGATCCTGCCGACGCCCTCGATCGGCGGCGTTGGCCTGCTCGACGATTTCACCAAATCGGCGAGCATCGCCTTCACGGCCGAGGGCGAGGCGATCCTGCTCGTCGGCGAGACCCATGGCTGGCTCGGCCAGTCGGTCTATCTGCGCGACGTCTGCGGCCGCGAGGAGGGCGCTCCGCCTCCGGTCGATCTCGAAACCGAGAAGCGTAACGGCAATGTCGTGCGCGGCATGATCCATGCGGGCACCGCGACTGCGGCGCACGACCTTTCCGACGGCGGCCTGCTGGTGGCGCTCGCCGAGATGGCGATGGCGTCAGGCATCGGCGCGCGGCTGCTCGCGGCGCCCGCCGCGCTGGTGCCGCACGCCTATTGGTTCGGCGAGGATCAGGCGCGCTATCTCGTGACGGTGCCGGAGACCGAGGCGGGTCGCGTGCTTGCCAAGATGCGCGGTGCCGGCGTGCCCTGCACGCGGATCGGCACCACCGGCGGCACCGCGCTTGCGATCGCCGGCGAGGCGTCGGTCGAGATTGCTGAGCTCAAGGTCCGGTCCGAGAGCTGGCTGCCGGGCTACATGGGCGGGACGGCGGCCTAACCCGCCATCCGCTTCACGGCGACGGTCTATATCGACGCCGTCGCACAGATGAGCGAAGCGACGTCCGGAATCTGGATCACTGTCCTGGGGCGCGCTTCGCTCGCCCGGGCTACGGCGCTCCATTTACAACATGTTCGTCGCGCCCGGAATCCGCCGCAGCATCCAGGTCGCGCCCCAGCTCAAGAGCACGGTGCCCACGAAGGCGATCGTGGCCTTGGCGATCGCCGGCAGATTGAGGTCGAACAGCCAGTACTGGATCCACAGCACGATCGGATAATGCACCAGGAACATGCCGTAGGCATCGGCCTGCATGCGGTCGAGCACCGAGAATTCCGAGCGGCGGTTGTTGAGAAAGTAGGACAGGATCGCGAACATGATCGCGGCGCTGAAGATCACGAACAAGAAGCCATAGGCCCCTTCGTACCAGTTCGGCAGATCGGGCGGATTGCCGAGCACCTGACGCTTGATCGTGATGAGGACCCACAACAACGCGTAGGGCACGAGCGTCACCACGATCCAGGCGCCGAGCCCGCGCTGCGACATCTGGCCTTCCGCGGCCAGCAGGCCACGCTCGAAATTGGCCGAGCCTATTCCCGCGCCGACGTAGAAATACGCGGCGTAGAGCAGCACACGGCTGACCTGGACCGAGAACGGGCCGAGTTCGAACCAGTAGGTCGGCCCGAAATAGAGCCGGGACGGAATGTAGAGCACGCCCGTGATCAGCAGAAAGACGAAGAAGAAGTCGCGCGGATTGTCGAAGGCGCGCTGCGACAGGCGATTGATCGGCTCGAGCAGGCGCGGCGAGACGCGGTACAGCAGGGCCGCCGAGGTGTCGAACGTCAGCAGCACCCAGATGAACCAGATCGGTCCGCTCGGCCACGGACCGACGGTGACGGTCTTCCACCAGAAGGCGGAGAACGTCGTGTCCGGGTTGGCGCGCAGCTCGATCGCATAATAGGCGATCGGTATGATGGTCAGCGCCGCGATGGCAAACGGCAGGCCGAGGCGCAGCAACCGGTCGCGCAGGAATTGCAGCGTCGACTTGTGCGCAAGGCCCGACCACACGAACAGGCCCGACAGGAAGAAGAACATGGCCATGAAGAAGCTGTCGGTGGCCAGCACGATGCAGTCGAAGCCGAGGAAGGACGTCGGATCGGTGTGCCCGAAATAGGTGTAGGGGATCACGGCGTGGTGGAGCAGCACCACCAGCGTCAGGAATGTCCGGGCGTGGTCGAGCGCTGCGTTGCGCGCCCTGGCGCGGGGGCGGGCCTGAAGCTCGACCTTTGCCGCTGCCGCCGACTGCGTAACCGATATGACCATGTGCCCCCCGCGCCGCTGTCCTGTCCAATGTGCTGACGATGCTGCAAACCAGCAAGCGCGACGCCCCGCAAGCCGGTATCTCACACATGCCCGCTGATTTTTCGATCCTGACCGTAGCTACGGACCGCCGAGCCTGATGTTACCGAACAGCCGGCGCGAAGCCGCAAACTTCGTCGGCAAGGCTAACCCCAGGAACCGGTTCCCATTCCCGTCGTTAGTGGAGCGGAACGCGCCGGGGCGGCGCATGAGTGGAGGAATGTATCGTGACTCTTCTGAAATGGGCGCTGCTGTTCTTCGTGATCTCGGTGGTCGCCGGTATTCTCGGCTTCACAGGGGTCTCGGCAGCTTCCGCCGATATCGCTCGCATTCTGTTCTACGTCTTCCTGGTGATCTTCCTCGTGCTCCTGATCCTGGGACTGACGATCTTCAGGGTGTAGTTGGACCGCGCGGTCACTCGGGGCGTCCGCCGTTTTGCTTGGCTGAAAAAGCCCACGGCACGGC encodes:
- the purL gene encoding phosphoribosylformylglycinamidine synthase subunit PurL, translating into MRNEPQITPELVAAHGLKPDEYERILKLIGRVPTFTELGIFSAMWNEHCSYKSSRIHLRGLPTKAPWVIQGPGENAGVIDIGDGQAVVFKMESHNHPSYIEPYQGATTGVGGILRDVFTMGARPIACLNALSFGAPEHPKTRHLVSGVVAGVGGYGNSFGVPTVGGQTRFHTRYDGNILVNAMAVGLADSDKIFLAAASGVNMPIVYLGSKTGRDGIHGASMASAEFDDASEEKRPTVQVGDPFAEKLLLEACLEIMAADCVIAIQDMGAAGLTCSAVEMGAKGDLGVDLNLDAVPTRETGMSAYEMMLSESQERMLMVLKPEKEKEAEAIFRKWGLDFAVVGYTTPSKRFVVKHGGDVMADLPIKELGDEAPLYDRPHVASPALPVIHAREVEAPMDIIPALEKLIATPDLCSKRWIWEQYDHVILGNTVQRPGGDAAVVRVQDGPKGLALTADVTPRYCEADPFEGGKQAVAEAWRNITAVGGRPLAITDNLNFGNPERPEIMGQFVGCLKGISEACRALDFPVVSGNVSLYNETNGRAILPTPSIGGVGLLDDFTKSASIAFTAEGEAILLVGETHGWLGQSVYLRDVCGREEGAPPPVDLETEKRNGNVVRGMIHAGTATAAHDLSDGGLLVALAEMAMASGIGARLLAAPAALVPHAYWFGEDQARYLVTVPETEAGRVLAKMRGAGVPCTRIGTTGGTALAIAGEASVEIAELKVRSESWLPGYMGGTAA
- a CDS encoding acyltransferase family protein — encoded protein: MVISVTQSAAAAKVELQARPRARARNAALDHARTFLTLVVLLHHAVIPYTYFGHTDPTSFLGFDCIVLATDSFFMAMFFFLSGLFVWSGLAHKSTLQFLRDRLLRLGLPFAIAALTIIPIAYYAIELRANPDTTFSAFWWKTVTVGPWPSGPIWFIWVLLTFDTSAALLYRVSPRLLEPINRLSQRAFDNPRDFFFVFLLITGVLYIPSRLYFGPTYWFELGPFSVQVSRVLLYAAYFYVGAGIGSANFERGLLAAEGQMSQRGLGAWIVVTLVPYALLWVLITIKRQVLGNPPDLPNWYEGAYGFLFVIFSAAIMFAILSYFLNNRRSEFSVLDRMQADAYGMFLVHYPIVLWIQYWLFDLNLPAIAKATIAFVGTVLLSWGATWMLRRIPGATNML
- a CDS encoding DUF1328 domain-containing protein; translated protein: MTLLKWALLFFVISVVAGILGFTGVSAASADIARILFYVFLVIFLVLLILGLTIFRV